The following coding sequences lie in one Lolium perenne isolate Kyuss_39 chromosome 2, Kyuss_2.0, whole genome shotgun sequence genomic window:
- the LOC139835746 gene encoding uncharacterized protein, with the protein MENNQWLNDITEELTVEGGAQCIGLWEAVDTVETDATRPDLIRWKGSATGDYSSKSTYEMLCKGSTSWSMSSPVWKSFAPAKCKIFAWVALKYRLWISDRRARLGLQDHPDPCYTCLQEEDKVDHILTQCPYARQVWFDVLRSASLNIQEQGLDSNLERWWTEARKRVRKLDRKRFDSVVIITAWTLWKQRNARVYFLIYDILEITGLGALYKHPMKEDTFVNVSNIIRDNESTLATELY; encoded by the exons ATGGAGAACAATCAGTGGCTCAATGACATCACGGAGGAGCTCACAGTGGAGGGAGGAGCGCAGTGCATCGGGTTATGGGAGGCGGTGGACACAGTTGAAACTGATGCGACTAGGCCGGACCTTATCAGGTGGAAAGGCTCGGCTACGGGAGATTATTCCTCCAAAAGCACATATGAGATGCTATGCAAGGGGAGCACGAGTTGGAGTATGAGCTCACCTGTATGGAAATCCTTTGCCCCTGCAAAATGCAAAATCTTCGCGTGGGTAGCTTTGAAATACAGGCTTTGGATCTCAGATCGGAGAGCGAGGCTTGGCCTCCAGGATCACCCCGACCCATGCTATACATGCCTACAGGAGGAGGACAAGGTGGATCACATCCTCACTCAGTGCCCATATGCGAGGCAGGTCTGGTTTGATGTGCTACGCAGCGCTAGTCTCAACATACAGGAGCAGGGACTGGACTCTAACTTGGAGAGATGGTGGACTGAGGCGAGGAAGAGAGTGAGGAAACTCGACAGAAAGAGGTTCGACTCTGTGGTCATCATCACGGCGTGGACATTATGGAAGCAAAGGAACGCGAGGGTGTACTTTCTTATCTATGACATAT TGGAGATAACTGGATTAGGAGCATTGTACAAACATCCAATGAAGGAAGATACCTTCGTCAAtgtcagcaacatcatcagagatAATGAGAGCACTTTAGCCACCGAGCTCTACTGA
- the LOC127329207 gene encoding pentatricopeptide repeat-containing protein At4g39952, mitochondrial, whose protein sequence is MPPSRPPPTPNALGLLYHFLASPSAAAPPPLPALLRLHAAAVTSGLSSRPDFAAKLVSAYSSSGRPGLAALAFSASPCPDTFLWNSLLRSHHCASDFAAALSAHRRMRASGARPSRFTAPLAASAAAELAALPVGSSVHAYSVKFGLLYGDGSVAVSSSLVYMYARCGSVGDAVKLFDEMAERDVVAWTAVVSGCVRNGECGKGMGYLVQMVRLAGDGGARPNARTMESGLEACGVLGELSAGRCLHGYAVKEGIGDSVLVISALFSMYAKCDMTEDASILFPELPEKDVVTWTSLIGAYCRRGLAGEAMELFQEMGESGLQPDEVLVSCVLSGLGNSGNVRRGKAFHAVIMRRNFGDSVLVANALISMYVKFELMDMAGTVFGMSHQRDEESWSLMVVGYCKAGLDVKCLDLCREMQCTYRDEFVCDINSLVSTISSCSRLGKLRLGQSAHCYSIKRLLDESSVDNALIGMYGRCGKFDIACKIFGVAKLRRDVVTWNALISSYSHLGHSNDALLLYDQMLREDVKPNSATLITVISACANVSALERGEQIHSYVQNMGLGSDVSISTSLVDMYTKCGQLSTARGIFDSMLQRDAVTWNVMISGYGMHGEAKQALELFNEMEGGRIKPNSVTFLAILSACCHAGLVDEGRKLFTRMGGYRLEPNLKHYACMVDLLGKSGHLQEAEDMILAMPIEPDGGVWGTLLSACKMHDNFEMGLRVAKKAFASDPGNDGYYILMSNTYGSAEKWGEIEKLRDKMKNHGVEKGVGWSTVDVWGRVNNYA, encoded by the coding sequence ATGCCGCCTTCTCGTCCTCCTCCAACCCCGAACGCGCTCGGCCTCCTGTACCACTTCCTAGCCTCGCCCTCCGCGGCGGCTCCGCCGCCGCTCCCGGCGCTCCTCcgcctccacgccgcagcggtcACCTCGGGCCTCTCCTCCCGCCCCGACTTCGCCGCCAAGCTCGTCTCCGCCTATTCCTCCTCCGGCCGCCCCGGCCTCGCCGCCCTCGCCTTCTCCGCCTCCCCCTGCCCCGACACCTTCCTCTGGAACTCCCTCCTCCGCTCCCACCACTGCGCCTCCGACTTCGCCGCCGCGCTCTCCGCCCACCGCCGCATGCGTGCCTCTGGCGCGCGGCCCTCCCGGTTCACCGCGCCCCTCGCCGCCTCCGCGGCCGCCGAGCTCGCCGCCCTCCCCGTCGGATCCTCCGTGCACGCCTACTCCGTCAAGTTCGGCCTCCTCTATGGCGATGGCTCCGTCGCGGTCTCGTCGTCGCTGGTGTACATGTACGCGAGGTGCGGCAGCGTTGGTGACGCTGTGAAGCTGTTTGACGAAATGGCCGAGAGGGACGTGGTCGCGTGGACCGCGGTGGTCTCTGGGTGCGTGCGGAATGGGGAGTGTGGGAAGGGAATGGGATACTTGGTGCAGATGGTTAGGCTCGCCGGTGATGGCGGGGCGAGGCCAAATGCGCGGACGATGGAGAGTGGGTTGGAGGCTTGTGGAGTTCTAGGGGAGCTGTCTGCCGGGAGATGTTTGCACGGATATGCGGTGAAGGAAGGGATTGGAGATTCCGTGTTGGTGATTTCCGCGCTTTTCTCAATGTACGCAAAGTGCGACATGACTGAGGATGCGTCCATTTTATTTCCGGAGTTGCCAGAGAAAGACGTGGTTACCTGGACTAGCTTGATTGGAGCCTATTGTAGGAGAGGGCTTGCTGGTGAGGCCATGGAGTTGTTCCAGGAGATGGGGGAGTCTGGTCTGCAGCCAGATGAGGTTCTTGTCAGTTGTGTACTCTCAGGGTTAGGAAACAGTGGTAATGTGCGTAGAGGGAAGGCTTTTCATGCAGTTATAATGAGGAGAAACTTTGGAGATAGTGTGTTGGTTGCCAATGCTTTGATCTCAATGTATGTTAAATTTGAATTGATGGATATGGCAGgtacagtttttggaatgtcgcatCAACGGGATGAGGAATCATGGAGTTTGATGGTTGTAGGGTACTGCAAAGCTGGACTTGATGTCAAATGCTTGGACCTGTGCCGAGAAATGCAATGCACATATCGCGATGAATTTGTGTGTGACATCAACAGCCTGGTTTCCACGATCTCTTCTTGTTCTCGGCTAGGCAAACTACGATTAGGTCAATCAGCTCACTGTTATTCAATCAAACGCTTGCTTGACGAAAGTTCAGTCGATAATGCATTAATTGGCATGTACGGAAGATGTGGGAAATTTGACATTGCTTGCAAAATATTTGGTGTTGCCAAATTGAGGAGGGATGTTGTCACCTGGAATGCACTAATATCCAGCTATTCTCATCTGGGACATTCAAATGATGCCCTGTTGCTATATGATCAGATGCTCAGAGAAGATGTCAAACCCAACTCAGCTACCCTGATTACTGTCATTTCAGCTTGTGCAAATGTGTCTGCATTGGAACGTGGAGAACAGATACATTCGTATGTGCAAAACATGGGATTGGGGTCTGATGTATCTATTAGTACATCGCTTGTTGATATGTATACTAAATGTGGGCAACTTAGTACTGCAAGAGGAATTTTTGATTCTATGCTCCAACGGGATGCTGTTACATGGAATGTGATGATATCAGGATATGGGATGCATGGCGAAGCTAAACAAGCACTGGAATTATTTAATGAGATGGAGGGAGGAAGGATTAAGCCTAACAGTGTCACTTTTCTTGCCATTCTATCTGCTTGTTGCCATGCAGGGCTTGTTGACGAGGGGAGGAAGCTGTTCACTAGAATGGGCGGATACCGCCTTGAGCCTAACCTGAAGCATTACGCATGTATGGTGGATCTCCTGGGGAAATCTGGGCATCTCCAAGAAGCAGAAGATATGATTTTGGCTATGCCAATAGAACCTGACGGTGGGGTATGGGGAACTTTGCTTAGTGCCTGCAAAATGCATGACAACTTCGAGATGGGGTTAAGAGTTGCAAAGAAGGCTTTTGCTTCTGACCCGGGAAATGATGGGTACTATATTTTAATGTCGAATACATATGGGAGTGCTGAAAAATGGGGTGAGATAGAGAAACTAAGAGATAAGATGAAGAATCATGGAGTGGAAAAAGGTGTAGGCTGGAGTACGGTTGATGTTTGGGGAAGAGTTAACAATTATGCCTAA